The following are encoded in a window of Parafrankia discariae genomic DNA:
- a CDS encoding ABC transporter substrate-binding protein, with amino-acid sequence MFRKSRLVATAVVCGAALALGACGGGGDDTATSTNGAAGQPVAGGEGRILLLGDPRSLDPATLSNQAAITAPVGNALYGTLMITDEAGKVKYTMAESFDTTDAGKTFTLKLKPGLVFSDGKPLNAEAVKFNWDRIKDPTLGSSYVVDARMIESTEVIDDVTLKATMVNPVPAYAQAVLNSSLNWIASPDALKAGRDSFDKNPIGAGPFTLASWTRQADIKFVKNPKYWDAPKPYLDRLTMRSATDATQRLNTVISGGADVAIDTNTVNIDKAETSELNAVVTTLNGGNFMAFNSRRAPFDDIRARQAVSAAIDLDALNLAAYNGTASLPDTLFDKSSPLFSDTPLHKTDKALAQKLLDELAADGKPVKFTFSSFPSSENKAIAENIQAQLSAFKNITVSVKIVDLGQVAALRTTFDFDMLVSSASFQDPEPRLWQAFSQDSVANLPGVKDKELSDALLAGRTATTTADRKAAYETVQERLVALSPVLFYQRSTNAAIGTAKVGGIVQYGSGSLLVEELWIKK; translated from the coding sequence ATGTTCCGTAAGTCCCGGTTAGTCGCCACCGCTGTCGTGTGCGGCGCGGCACTCGCCCTGGGGGCCTGTGGTGGAGGCGGCGATGACACCGCGACCTCGACGAACGGCGCGGCGGGCCAGCCGGTCGCCGGCGGCGAGGGCCGGATCCTGCTGCTGGGCGACCCGCGCAGCCTGGATCCCGCGACCCTCAGCAACCAGGCCGCGATCACCGCGCCGGTCGGCAACGCGCTGTACGGCACGCTGATGATCACCGACGAGGCCGGCAAGGTCAAGTACACGATGGCCGAGTCGTTCGACACGACCGACGCCGGAAAGACCTTCACCCTCAAGCTGAAGCCCGGCCTGGTGTTCTCCGACGGCAAGCCGCTCAACGCGGAGGCCGTCAAGTTCAACTGGGACCGCATCAAGGACCCGACCCTGGGCTCCTCCTACGTCGTGGACGCGCGGATGATCGAGTCGACCGAGGTGATCGACGACGTCACGCTGAAGGCCACGATGGTCAACCCCGTGCCGGCGTACGCCCAGGCCGTCCTGAACTCGTCACTGAACTGGATCGCCTCACCCGACGCCCTGAAGGCCGGCCGGGACTCCTTCGACAAGAACCCGATCGGCGCCGGGCCGTTCACCCTGGCGAGCTGGACCCGCCAGGCGGACATCAAGTTCGTCAAGAACCCCAAGTACTGGGACGCGCCCAAGCCCTACCTGGACCGCCTCACCATGCGCTCGGCGACCGACGCCACCCAGCGCCTCAACACGGTGATCAGCGGTGGCGCCGACGTCGCGATCGACACGAACACGGTCAACATCGACAAGGCTGAGACGTCCGAGCTCAACGCGGTCGTGACCACCCTCAACGGCGGCAACTTCATGGCGTTCAACTCGCGCCGGGCGCCGTTCGACGACATCCGTGCCCGCCAGGCGGTGTCGGCGGCGATCGACCTCGACGCGCTCAACCTCGCCGCCTACAACGGCACCGCTTCCCTGCCCGACACGCTGTTCGACAAGAGCTCGCCCCTCTTCTCCGACACGCCACTACACAAGACGGACAAGGCGCTCGCCCAGAAGCTCCTCGACGAGCTCGCCGCCGACGGCAAGCCGGTGAAGTTCACCTTCTCCAGCTTCCCGTCCTCGGAGAACAAGGCGATCGCGGAGAACATCCAGGCCCAGCTGAGCGCCTTCAAGAACATCACGGTCTCCGTGAAGATCGTCGACCTCGGCCAGGTCGCGGCGCTGCGCACGACCTTCGACTTCGACATGCTCGTCTCGTCCGCGTCCTTCCAGGACCCGGAGCCGCGGCTGTGGCAGGCGTTCAGCCAGGACTCCGTGGCGAACCTGCCCGGCGTCAAGGACAAGGAGCTCTCGGACGCGCTGCTCGCGGGTCGCACCGCGACGACGACGGCGGACCGCAAGGCCGCTTACGAGACGGTGCAGGAGCGGCTGGTCGCGCTGAGCCCGGTCTTGTTCTACCAGCGGTCGACGAACGCGGCGATCGGCACCGCCAAGGTCGGCGGGATCGTCCAGTACGGCAGCGGCTCGCTGCTGGTCGAGGAACTCTGGATCAAGAAGTAG
- a CDS encoding amidohydrolase family protein, which produces MSISLKESDLFIVDADSHWSEPPDLFTKRAPAAYRDRVPRVEDVDGTPMWVFDGKPVGRFSAAGVIGRDGRKESADTALHHWTIDQVHVGAYDPVVRLGVLDECGIDAQIIFPSTIGLGGQDLGAAGDPALTRLSVEIYNDAMAEIQSDSGNRLLPLPLMPAWDVDLCVTEARRVHALGARGVNMTSDPQDLGAPDLANPAWDPFWEVCTELELPVHFHIGASVTTMTFYGKYPWASHDNNTKLAIGGTLLFIGNARVVTNLILSGIFDRHPGLKTVSVESGVGWIPFILEALDYEMSENAPEELRRMRKPPSEYFRSNIYATFWFEKNRNKLPALIDAVGEDNILFETDFPHPTCLYPDPLGTVEPKLATLSPQARAKILGENARRLYRL; this is translated from the coding sequence ATGTCGATATCTTTGAAAGAGAGCGACCTGTTCATCGTCGATGCGGACTCGCACTGGTCAGAGCCCCCGGATCTGTTCACCAAGCGCGCTCCCGCTGCATACCGTGACCGGGTGCCTCGCGTGGAGGATGTCGACGGCACCCCGATGTGGGTCTTCGACGGTAAGCCCGTCGGGCGTTTCAGCGCAGCCGGTGTCATCGGCCGCGACGGCCGCAAGGAGAGCGCCGACACCGCGTTACACCACTGGACGATCGACCAGGTCCACGTCGGCGCGTACGACCCGGTGGTCCGCCTCGGCGTGCTCGACGAGTGCGGCATCGACGCCCAGATCATCTTCCCGAGCACGATCGGCCTCGGCGGCCAGGACCTGGGCGCGGCCGGCGACCCCGCGCTGACCCGGCTCTCGGTCGAGATCTACAACGACGCCATGGCCGAGATCCAGAGCGACTCGGGGAACCGGTTGTTACCTCTGCCGCTCATGCCGGCCTGGGACGTCGACCTGTGCGTCACCGAGGCCCGCCGGGTCCACGCCCTCGGCGCACGGGGAGTCAACATGACCTCGGATCCGCAGGATCTGGGCGCCCCCGACCTCGCGAACCCGGCCTGGGATCCGTTCTGGGAGGTGTGTACCGAGCTGGAGCTGCCGGTCCACTTCCACATCGGGGCGAGCGTGACCACGATGACGTTCTACGGTAAGTACCCGTGGGCGTCACACGACAACAACACCAAGCTCGCGATCGGCGGTACCCTGCTGTTCATCGGGAACGCCCGGGTGGTGACGAACCTGATCCTCTCCGGGATCTTCGACCGGCACCCCGGCCTGAAGACGGTGTCGGTGGAGAGCGGCGTCGGCTGGATCCCGTTCATCCTCGAGGCACTGGACTACGAGATGTCCGAGAACGCCCCCGAGGAGCTCCGTCGGATGCGCAAGCCGCCGTCCGAGTACTTCCGGAGCAACATCTACGCCACGTTCTGGTTCGAGAAGAACCGGAACAAGCTCCCGGCACTGATCGACGCGGTCGGCGAGGACAACATCCTCTTCGAGACGGACTTCCCCCACCCGACCTGCCTCTACCCCGACCCGCTGGGGACCGTCGAGCCGAAACTGGCCACGTTGTCTCCGCAGGCCCGGGCGAAGATCCTGGGAGAGAACGCCCGCAGGCTGTACCGCCTCTGA
- a CDS encoding nitroreductase family protein: protein MSDLESGAAAPAIELREAMRTARSLRRFRPDPVSDEVIARCLEAATWAPSGSNAQSWRFVVLRSPEVRAVLGPAFREGWDWVRTIYGQADERPAPDDDSREARLTRTMLHLVDNFESVPVYVLFCYRLTGFVPEFIEGGSIYPAMQNFLLAARAEGLGTVPSTWFTFAEDKLRSVIGIPDEWRIASLVSVGWPVGKHGPVRRRPLHKVAALDTWDNPLLNG from the coding sequence ATGAGTGATCTGGAGTCGGGAGCCGCCGCGCCCGCCATCGAGCTCCGCGAGGCCATGCGCACCGCGCGCTCGCTGCGCCGCTTCCGGCCCGACCCGGTCTCCGACGAGGTGATCGCCCGCTGCCTGGAGGCGGCGACCTGGGCGCCGTCGGGGTCCAACGCGCAGTCCTGGCGGTTCGTCGTGCTGCGCTCCCCGGAGGTCCGCGCGGTGCTCGGCCCGGCGTTCCGCGAGGGGTGGGACTGGGTCCGCACCATCTACGGCCAGGCCGACGAGCGCCCGGCGCCCGACGACGACTCGCGCGAGGCCCGGCTGACCCGCACCATGCTGCACCTCGTCGACAACTTCGAGAGCGTGCCCGTCTACGTGCTGTTCTGCTACCGGCTGACGGGCTTCGTGCCCGAGTTCATCGAGGGCGGCTCGATCTACCCGGCGATGCAGAATTTCCTGCTCGCCGCGCGTGCCGAGGGCCTGGGCACCGTCCCGAGCACCTGGTTCACCTTCGCCGAGGACAAGCTGCGTTCGGTCATCGGCATCCCCGACGAGTGGCGGATCGCCTCGCTGGTCTCCGTCGGCTGGCCGGTCGGCAAGCACGGGCCGGTCCGCCGCCGTCCGCTACACAAGGTCGCCGCCCTCGACACCTGGGACAACCCCCTGCTCAACGGGTGA
- a CDS encoding ABC transporter ATP-binding protein, with protein MSSLAGSGTAHLRGEDALLSVRELVVEYPTKGGVVQAVSKVSFDVLPGETLGIVGESGCGKSTTGRAVLRLDRLTSGEITFAGERIEGVGERRMRELRRSIQMIFQDPVASLNPRRSVKDIVVEGLAVARAPAAERATTSASVLAQVGLDGDRFADMLPRQLSGGQAQRVAIGRALALHPRLLICDEPVSALDVSVQAQILNLIEELKAEFDLTVVFIAHDLGVVRAVSDDVLVMYLGKVCEFGDSDLVYDQPAHPYTRALLDSVPLTDPERGFTGPALEGDLPSPLSPPTGCRFRTRCPLAEERCAAEEPEIREVRPGQYVACHFPLTSPLAESAAAAAATEVVTPVTVTLTETTPDATEPPASELTATTPEATKPPVAEEPPVTEPAAAKLTPGEPAAATAAEPTAVESKVAEPVVAEPASATSVTAEPVLAKAAAAPATTAPASTGDEAAAVDDQAAGDPPTVESAAGEQTATEASTKPTTDESVAAGTAAVPTPATDDPATAETATTPSGTAAPASAEPPTATATTEQATDAGDPPTVETTVSDDVDGSADGETKKTSGGTTA; from the coding sequence GTGAGCTCGTTGGCCGGTAGCGGAACCGCGCATCTGCGCGGCGAGGACGCCCTGCTCAGCGTGCGTGAGCTGGTGGTCGAGTACCCGACCAAGGGCGGCGTCGTCCAGGCCGTCTCGAAGGTCAGTTTCGACGTCCTGCCCGGCGAGACGCTCGGGATCGTCGGCGAGTCCGGCTGTGGCAAGTCCACGACCGGGCGCGCCGTGCTGCGGCTGGACAGGCTGACCTCCGGCGAGATCACCTTCGCCGGCGAACGCATCGAGGGCGTCGGCGAACGCCGGATGCGCGAGCTCCGCCGCTCCATCCAAATGATCTTCCAGGACCCGGTGGCGTCGCTGAACCCCCGCCGCAGCGTCAAGGACATCGTCGTCGAGGGCCTGGCGGTCGCCCGCGCCCCGGCCGCCGAACGCGCCACCACGTCGGCGTCCGTCCTCGCCCAGGTCGGGCTGGACGGCGACCGCTTCGCCGACATGCTGCCCCGCCAGCTCTCCGGCGGTCAGGCCCAGCGGGTGGCGATCGGCCGGGCGCTCGCGTTGCACCCCCGCCTGCTGATCTGCGACGAGCCGGTCTCCGCCCTGGACGTCTCCGTGCAGGCGCAGATCCTCAACCTGATCGAGGAGCTGAAGGCCGAGTTCGACCTGACCGTCGTGTTCATCGCGCACGACCTCGGCGTCGTGCGGGCGGTCAGCGACGACGTCCTGGTGATGTACCTCGGCAAGGTGTGCGAGTTCGGTGACTCCGACCTGGTGTACGACCAGCCCGCCCACCCCTACACCCGGGCGCTGCTGGACTCCGTCCCGCTGACCGACCCGGAGCGCGGCTTCACCGGCCCCGCGCTGGAGGGCGACCTGCCCTCCCCGCTGTCCCCGCCGACGGGATGCCGGTTCCGGACCCGGTGCCCGCTGGCCGAGGAGCGCTGCGCCGCCGAGGAGCCGGAGATCCGCGAGGTCCGCCCGGGCCAGTACGTCGCCTGCCACTTCCCGCTGACCTCACCGCTGGCCGAATCGGCGGCCGCGGCAGCGGCCACGGAGGTGGTCACACCGGTCACCGTCACCCTGACCGAGACCACGCCCGACGCCACCGAGCCCCCGGCGAGCGAACTCACAGCCACCACACCCGAGGCCACCAAGCCCCCGGTCGCCGAAGAGCCCCCGGTCACCGAGCCCGCGGCCGCCAAGCTCACGCCCGGCGAACCGGCGGCTGCGACGGCGGCGGAGCCCACGGCTGTCGAGTCCAAGGTCGCCGAGCCCGTGGTGGCCGAGCCCGCGTCCGCCACGTCGGTGACCGCCGAGCCTGTACTCGCCAAGGCCGCCGCGGCACCCGCCACCACGGCCCCTGCCAGCACGGGCGACGAGGCTGCAGCCGTGGACGACCAGGCGGCGGGCGACCCGCCGACGGTCGAATCGGCCGCCGGTGAGCAGACCGCGACCGAGGCCTCGACGAAGCCGACCACCGACGAGTCAGTGGCGGCCGGGACCGCCGCCGTGCCGACCCCGGCCACCGACGACCCGGCCACGGCCGAGACCGCGACGACGCCGAGTGGCACCGCGGCGCCCGCGAGCGCCGAGCCTCCCACGGCTACAGCGACCACGGAGCAGGCCACGGACGCTGGTGATCCGCCCACCGTCGAGACGACCGTGAGCGACGACGTGGACGGCAGCGCGGACGGGGAGACGAAGAAGACCTCTGGGGGCACCACCGCCTGA
- a CDS encoding ABC transporter ATP-binding protein produces the protein MSTDPVLQVRNLRAYIGTPRGVVRAVDDVSLDLDSAQAMGVVGESGSGKSVMARAIMGLMPARSGCSGQVVFQGRDLLTLPRKQRSEIWGKQIAMVFQDPGRSLNPVVRVERQLTEGMRKHLGVGRSEARGRALDLLREVGVPDPEQRLRNYPHELSGGMRQRVMIATALACEPTLLIADEPTTALDVTVQRQILDLLRRVQRSHGMSMILISHDLAVVAGRTDRVAVMYAGRLAEAGATRQVFEAPRHRYTHALLEATPTIDHERHAPMRLIAGSLPNPIDPPPGCRFAARCGHVDPTCADPGPQMASIGPDHDVACISPVQDATTPVPGGELVGR, from the coding sequence ATGAGTACTGATCCTGTCCTGCAGGTGCGCAATCTGCGCGCCTACATCGGCACCCCGCGTGGAGTCGTACGCGCCGTCGACGACGTCTCCCTCGACCTCGACTCCGCCCAGGCCATGGGCGTGGTCGGGGAGTCCGGGTCCGGCAAGTCGGTGATGGCCCGCGCGATCATGGGCCTGATGCCGGCACGGTCCGGGTGCTCCGGCCAGGTGGTGTTCCAGGGCCGGGACCTGCTCACCCTCCCCCGCAAGCAACGCTCCGAGATCTGGGGCAAGCAGATCGCCATGGTGTTCCAGGACCCGGGGCGATCACTCAACCCGGTGGTCCGGGTGGAACGGCAGCTCACCGAGGGAATGCGCAAGCACCTCGGCGTCGGCCGCTCCGAAGCTCGCGGCCGGGCCCTCGACCTTCTCCGGGAGGTCGGGGTGCCCGACCCCGAGCAGCGCCTGCGCAACTACCCGCACGAACTCTCCGGCGGCATGCGGCAGCGGGTCATGATCGCTACCGCCCTCGCCTGCGAGCCGACCCTGCTGATCGCCGACGAGCCGACCACCGCGCTGGACGTCACCGTCCAGCGCCAGATCCTCGACCTATTACGCCGGGTCCAGCGCAGTCACGGAATGTCCATGATCCTGATCAGCCACGACCTGGCGGTCGTCGCCGGCCGCACCGACCGGGTCGCGGTGATGTACGCCGGCCGCCTGGCCGAGGCCGGGGCGACCCGACAGGTCTTCGAGGCCCCCCGGCACCGCTACACCCACGCGCTGCTCGAGGCGACCCCGACCATCGACCACGAACGGCACGCGCCGATGCGGCTCATCGCCGGCTCGCTGCCCAACCCCATCGACCCGCCCCCGGGATGCCGGTTCGCGGCGCGCTGCGGGCACGTCGACCCCACCTGCGCCGACCCCGGGCCGCAGATGGCCTCCATCGGCCCGGATCACGACGTCGCCTGCATCAGCCCGGTGCAGGACGCCACCACGCCCGTCCCCGGAGGTGAGCTCGTTGGCCGGTAG
- a CDS encoding alpha/beta fold hydrolase — translation MTRATVNGLSVGYELIGETGQPWAITPGGRYSKDTPGIRELAQEIARTGRRALIWDRPNTGESDVSFDGTSESEMQADTLAALIRHLDLGPTVIAGGSGGSRVSLLTAARHRDIASGLAIWWLSGGVYGLMSIGVHYGSGSFTAAWNDGMEAVAALPEWNEPITRNPGNRQRILDQDRQEFLATMERWMSVYCPREGELVPGLPDDDARKLDIPALVLRSGVSDIHHRRETSEQIAQLLPRAELKEPPWGDTEWNDRHTPEAAKEGLFFNWPKLAPLLLEWADRNLA, via the coding sequence ATGACACGAGCAACAGTTAACGGGTTGTCGGTCGGCTACGAGTTGATCGGCGAGACAGGCCAGCCCTGGGCGATCACGCCGGGTGGGCGTTACAGCAAGGACACGCCGGGTATCCGTGAGCTCGCCCAGGAGATCGCGCGGACCGGCCGGCGGGCCCTGATCTGGGACCGACCTAACACCGGGGAGTCCGACGTCAGCTTCGACGGGACGTCCGAGTCGGAGATGCAGGCGGACACGCTCGCCGCGCTGATCAGGCATCTCGACCTCGGGCCCACGGTCATCGCGGGTGGCTCGGGCGGCTCCAGGGTGTCGCTGCTCACGGCCGCGCGGCATCGGGACATCGCCTCCGGCCTGGCGATCTGGTGGCTCAGTGGCGGCGTCTACGGTCTGATGAGCATCGGCGTCCACTACGGCAGCGGCTCGTTCACCGCCGCCTGGAACGACGGGATGGAGGCGGTCGCCGCTCTCCCGGAATGGAACGAGCCCATCACCCGTAACCCGGGGAACCGCCAGCGCATTCTCGACCAGGACCGCCAGGAGTTCCTGGCCACCATGGAACGCTGGATGTCGGTCTACTGCCCGCGGGAAGGCGAGCTCGTGCCCGGCCTTCCCGATGACGACGCGCGCAAGCTCGATATTCCGGCGCTCGTACTGCGCAGCGGCGTCAGCGATATCCACCACCGGCGGGAGACCTCCGAGCAGATCGCCCAGCTGCTGCCCAGGGCGGAACTCAAGGAGCCGCCGTGGGGGGACACGGAGTGGAACGACCGACACACCCCGGAGGCGGCGAAGGAAGGTCTGTTCTTCAACTGGCCGAAGCTCGCTCCCCTACTGCTGGAATGGGCTGACCGGAATCTGGCCTGA